The Hymenobacter oligotrophus genome has a window encoding:
- a CDS encoding acyl-CoA thioesterase, with product MRKQKPVAESFVRMTELVLPNDTNTLNNLMGGRMMHLMDIAAAISAQRHSNRIVVTASVDNVSFREGIKLGNVVTLEAQVTRSFSSSMEVHINVWSEDIPSGTKVKSNEAFFTFVAVDQSGRPIDVPEAVPHSEEEVRLYDGALRRRQLRLVLAGRMKPQEATELKALFEME from the coding sequence ATGCGCAAACAGAAGCCCGTAGCCGAGTCGTTCGTGCGGATGACCGAGCTGGTACTGCCCAACGATACCAACACGCTCAATAACCTGATGGGCGGCCGCATGATGCACCTGATGGACATTGCCGCGGCCATTTCGGCCCAGCGCCACTCCAACCGCATCGTTGTTACGGCCTCCGTCGACAACGTGTCCTTCCGCGAGGGCATTAAGTTGGGCAACGTGGTAACGCTGGAAGCGCAGGTAACGCGCTCCTTCAGCTCCTCCATGGAAGTGCACATCAACGTGTGGTCGGAAGACATTCCGAGCGGCACCAAGGTCAAGTCGAACGAGGCGTTTTTCACCTTCGTGGCCGTCGATCAGTCGGGCCGCCCGATTGATGTGCCCGAAGCCGTGCCGCACAGCGAAGAAGAAGTCCGCCTCTACGACGGCGCCCTGCGCCGCCGCCAGCTGCGCCTGGTGCTGGCCGGCCGCATGAAGCCCCAAGAAGCCACCGAGCTGAAGGCTTTGTTTGAAATGGAGTAA